AGCCAACTGCCGCGCGGCTGGGTGTTGCTGGGAAAGCCCTGCGGCGTGGTGGGCGACGTCTGCTGCTTGGTGAGGCCGTAGATGCCGTTGTCCAGCATCATGACCGTCAGGTCGAGGTTGTAGCGCAGCGCGTGCACCCAGTGGCCGGCGCCGATCGACGTGCAGTCGCCGTCGCCCATCACCACGAACACCGTCAGATCCGGGCGGGTGAGCCGGATGCCGGTGGCGATGGGCAGCGCGCGGCCGTGAATGCCGTGGAAGCCGTACGTCTTGAGATAGTGCGGAAAGCGGCTGGAGCAGCCGATGCCCGACACGAACACCGTGTTCTCCGGCACCAGTTGCTCGGCCGCCAGCAGACGCTGCACCGCGGCGAGGATCGAGTGGTCGCCGCAGCCCGGACACCAGCGGGCGCGCGCCCCTTCGTAATCGCTCATCTCGTATTCGTAATCGTCCGCGTGCAACTCGAGCACCGGAAGATGGCCGCCGGTCAGCGTCATGACTCACGTCCTCCACTCGCCAGCTGGCCGCGGATGGCCTCCACGATCGCGCCCGGACGCAGCGGCTCACCCGGCACGCGCGTCCAGCAATCCACGTCCACCAGCGTCGCGTTGCGCAGCAGCATGCTCAGCTGGCCGCGGCGGCGGTTCTCCTCGGTGATGAATGGATCGCCGGGTTCGTCGCTGTAGTTGATCTCCACCGTCATCACCTTGCGGAACTGCCGGAAGATGTCCTTGAGGCCCGGCTCGAGCGGCGACAGGAACCGCAGATGCGTGGACGACACGCGGAGCCCTTCGGCCCGCGCCCGGTCCACCGCTTCCTCGATCGCGCCCTTGGTGCTGCCCCACCCCACGATCAGCAGATCGCCCTTGGCGTCGCCGTATACCGGCGGCGGCTGGAGCAGCGACTGCAGCACGGCCAGCTTGCGGCTGCGCATGGCCGACGATCTCTGATGCACCCCGGAGCTGTACGCCACCTTGCTCCCCTCGTCGTGCGACAGGCCCGTCACCGTGTGCATGCCGCCGGGCTGCCCGGGGATGATCCGCGTCGAGAGGCCGGTGCGCGGATCCCACTGATACGCCTTCTGCCCCTCGGGCACCGGCGCCAGATCGATCGGCTCGGCCATCCAGCGTTCATCGGGCTTGGGGCGCGTGAACGGCGTGACGCCCGTGGCGAGATTGGCATCGGAGAGCACCATCACCACGGCGCGGAAGGTCTCGGCAATGCGCCGCGCCGTGATCATCACGTGGAAGCACTCCTCGATCGTGGCCGGCGCGATGATCACGTGCGGCGCGTCGCCCGTCTGGCCGAACAGCGCCGCCAGCAGATCCGACTGCTCCACCTTGGTGGGCAGCCCCGTGCTCGGACCGCCGCGCTGCACCTCCACCAACACCAGCGGCATCTCGATCATGGCGGCCAGGCCCAGGAACTCCGTCTTGAGCGCCAGCCCGGGGCCCGACGTGATCGTGAACGCCACCTTGCCGGCGTACGAGGCGCCGA
This genomic window from Gemmatimonadaceae bacterium contains:
- a CDS encoding thiamine pyrophosphate-dependent enzyme, with translation MTLTGGHLPVLELHADDYEYEMSDYEGARARWCPGCGDHSILAAVQRLLAAEQLVPENTVFVSGIGCSSRFPHYLKTYGFHGIHGRALPIATGIRLTRPDLTVFVVMGDGDCTSIGAGHWVHALRYNLDLTVMMLDNGIYGLTKQQTSPTTPQGFPSNTQPRGSWLPALNPLSVALGVTNASFVAQTAEWVPSHLYATLRAARQHRGLSFVRILQRCPIYSSAIFLRAVQDPANIAMLVHDDGVVVPELGKLYKNQIAHDPHDLDAARRMAGATDRLHLGVFFRDDSKPRYEETRRVPPRTAAERVALIEAELDRYAV
- a CDS encoding 2-oxoacid:acceptor oxidoreductase subunit alpha; translated protein: MSDSGEGAQKCGQIFGAVSAKMGNGVWTVEIIPAEIQPPARVPEGASGYRIRVGSTPVTNWGDATRLAVAFNEQVLLARHRVDALAPDAVLLVENKWATDEDPDIRAAWERAMTELSGRNYRIVPVPMEEQCLTVVDNPRKGKNMFALGMLACIYARDMDRVREQIAYTFRKKSEEVYRSNVALVELGYAWAEQHLDLRIEILPAVTTDSLVVMNGNEALGLGAIASGMELCAMYPITPATSVSHYLSEVFERFGGIVHQAEDEIAAVGVAIGASYAGKVAFTITSGPGLALKTEFLGLAAMIEMPLVLVEVQRGGPSTGLPTKVEQSDLLAALFGQTGDAPHVIIAPATIEECFHVMITARRIAETFRAVVMVLSDANLATGVTPFTRPKPDERWMAEPIDLAPVPEGQKAYQWDPRTGLSTRIIPGQPGGMHTVTGLSHDEGSKVAYSSGVHQRSSAMRSRKLAVLQSLLQPPPVYGDAKGDLLIVGWGSTKGAIEEAVDRARAEGLRVSSTHLRFLSPLEPGLKDIFRQFRKVMTVEINYSDEPGDPFITEENRRRGQLSMLLRNATLVDVDCWTRVPGEPLRPGAIVEAIRGQLASGGRES